A region of uncultured Carboxylicivirga sp. DNA encodes the following proteins:
- a CDS encoding metallophosphoesterase, whose translation MKFTLWAFVGLVIYTVLIDFLLYRLFLKSRSEHPPHFKFPYGAFWHYSIASIFIFAFGILYTLITITNTSTTYVVFQWFMMAYMLIYIPKAFYYFTQKILGRFHIVKHKFDDKGKIKKMNDGKYPKISRKKFLSQVGIITASIPFVSLMFGVIKGRFAFSKRYTKLSFPNLPDSFDGLKIVQISDLHLGSLNSNYQEMEEAVMLINAENPDIICFTGDLVNNFYEETIGWEKVFTKLQARLGKYSIMGNHDYGDYSKWPSAEAKAENLQNIKNAHHRLGFKILNNASSIIEFNGDKIAMAGVENWGHPPFPRYGNLEQASEGIDNIPFKILMSHDPDHWDAEVVPQTNYDLTLAGHTHGMQFGLEFKGFQWSPAKYKFKRWAGLYQADKQFLYVNRGLGYLGMPARVGMPPEITIIELTRGPISNDPM comes from the coding sequence ATGAAATTTACATTGTGGGCTTTTGTGGGTTTGGTTATTTATACCGTATTAATTGATTTCCTTTTATATCGTTTATTTCTTAAATCCAGAAGCGAGCATCCTCCACATTTCAAATTTCCATATGGAGCATTCTGGCATTACAGCATTGCTTCTATCTTCATTTTTGCTTTTGGTATCCTTTATACTTTAATAACCATCACAAATACATCAACTACATACGTAGTTTTTCAATGGTTTATGATGGCGTATATGCTAATTTATATACCAAAGGCTTTCTATTATTTTACTCAAAAAATACTGGGTCGTTTCCATATTGTGAAACACAAGTTTGATGACAAGGGTAAGATTAAAAAGATGAATGATGGTAAATACCCAAAAATTTCACGTAAGAAATTCTTAAGTCAGGTAGGTATTATCACAGCATCAATTCCATTTGTATCATTGATGTTTGGAGTTATAAAAGGACGATTTGCTTTTAGTAAAAGATACACCAAATTGTCGTTTCCAAATTTACCGGATTCATTCGATGGACTAAAGATTGTACAAATCTCTGACCTACACCTGGGAAGTCTGAATTCGAATTACCAGGAAATGGAAGAAGCCGTAATGCTTATTAATGCAGAAAACCCGGACATCATTTGTTTTACAGGTGATCTGGTTAATAATTTTTACGAAGAAACCATTGGCTGGGAAAAGGTATTTACAAAACTTCAGGCTCGTTTGGGTAAATATTCCATCATGGGTAATCATGACTATGGGGACTATTCAAAATGGCCTTCAGCCGAAGCGAAAGCAGAAAATCTTCAGAACATTAAAAATGCACACCATCGTTTAGGATTTAAGATATTAAACAATGCCTCCTCAATAATTGAATTCAATGGTGATAAAATAGCCATGGCAGGTGTTGAAAACTGGGGACATCCGCCTTTCCCTCGCTATGGAAATCTGGAGCAGGCCAGCGAAGGAATTGATAACATTCCGTTTAAAATATTAATGTCGCATGATCCCGATCATTGGGATGCTGAAGTAGTTCCTCAAACAAATTATGACTTAACTCTTGCCGGTCACACACATGGTATGCAATTTGGTCTGGAATTTAAAGGATTTCAATGGAGTCCGGCGAAATATAAATTCAAACGATGGGCTGGACTCTATCAGGCTGACAAACAGTTTTTATACGTAAACCGTGGTTTGGGTTATCTTGGAATGCCGGCACGTGTTGGAATGCCTCCTGAAATAACCATTATTGAATTAACCAGAGGTCCTATCAGTAATGATCCGATGTAA
- a CDS encoding patatin family protein, producing MKSKIKNTALVLEGGGFRGMFTSGVLDAFLKNEIYFSYCIGVSAGAAYGISYMSGQYERNRQVNLQYTADPRYMSWGNLLKKGNLFDWDFVYDEIPNKHILLDYDAILHSDDTFKIGITDVITGKAEFVQANQVNKKELIDLCIASSSLPFVSQLAEFKHQIYMDGGISDSIPVEQALKDGYEKVVVVLTRSKEYRKHEVKFKLPVKWYYRKYPKLAEAILTRYERYNATLDIIDKLEEEGRAYVIRPADLMNVSRIENDPQKLDQLYLEGLQQGDDLIVDLKRWMKPSNVMID from the coding sequence ATGAAATCAAAGATTAAGAATACCGCTCTTGTTTTGGAAGGTGGAGGCTTTAGAGGCATGTTTACTTCAGGGGTCTTAGATGCCTTTCTTAAGAATGAAATTTACTTCTCATACTGTATTGGTGTTTCGGCCGGAGCAGCTTATGGAATATCATATATGTCCGGACAGTACGAACGGAATCGTCAGGTTAATCTTCAGTATACAGCCGATCCTAGATATATGAGTTGGGGAAATCTGCTTAAAAAAGGAAATTTGTTTGATTGGGATTTTGTATATGATGAGATTCCGAATAAACATATTCTGTTGGATTATGATGCGATTCTGCATTCTGATGATACCTTTAAAATAGGTATTACAGATGTAATAACTGGCAAAGCAGAGTTTGTTCAGGCCAATCAGGTTAACAAAAAAGAGTTGATTGATCTGTGTATAGCTTCTTCAAGTTTACCTTTTGTGTCACAATTAGCTGAGTTCAAACATCAGATCTATATGGATGGGGGTATCAGCGATTCTATACCTGTTGAACAGGCTTTAAAAGATGGTTACGAAAAGGTGGTTGTGGTACTTACGCGCAGTAAAGAATATCGCAAACACGAGGTGAAATTTAAATTGCCTGTTAAATGGTATTATCGTAAATATCCTAAACTTGCTGAGGCTATTTTAACTCGTTATGAGCGTTATAATGCAACACTTGATATAATTGATAAGTTGGAAGAGGAGGGAAGAGCCTATGTAATTCGTCCTGCTGATCTTATGAATGTTTCAAGGATTGAGAATGACCCCCAAAAGCTTGATCAGTTATATTTGGAAGGATTACAGCAAGGTGATGATCTCATTGTTGATCTAAAAAGATGGATGAAACCCAGTAATGTAATGATTGATTAG